One genomic window of Clostridium taeniosporum includes the following:
- a CDS encoding pilus assembly protein PilO: protein MKISKREKIMLCILAIIFVGFIYYKFLYLNQIKQIEVKSKTKNELEQKYKSIVSTINSLDDKKSQIKILNAKVLDRSVSFYPTISQEHLILELDKLLKDSGLEGGFVFNNIEVAEVPVIEKSKENLKEGTIKQMTEEYNNEINKIIEKNTSTLSSDVPKDNSKESFDNDKGNSNNNKNNVEQIKLELNFLGSYSSLNTFLNSIRNYERKIMVNSITISEKTLDKVTGTINLEVYAIPKINDDLEKYLNWTVNNTYGKASPFSLDGAVGDVTSESDNLDSDFLVSVKSITSELPSIIIGKSNDKSKSTYVYANKNDIEEAEFTITKVNDKYYYKYKTSNDSYPSSYDDMGQEFNPSSDNINIKILSENRVNLDDKSGIKINIINKTDKLVNVEIDNDDSKNQRVIINGDSKNISVNNK from the coding sequence ATGAAGATAAGTAAAAGAGAAAAAATAATGTTATGCATACTTGCAATTATTTTTGTAGGATTTATCTATTATAAATTTTTATATTTAAATCAAATTAAGCAAATAGAAGTGAAAAGTAAAACTAAAAATGAATTAGAACAGAAATATAAAAGTATTGTTAGTACTATAAATTCATTAGATGATAAAAAGAGTCAAATAAAAATATTAAATGCTAAGGTACTAGATAGATCAGTTTCTTTTTATCCAACTATAAGTCAAGAACATTTGATATTAGAATTAGATAAGCTATTAAAAGATAGTGGCTTAGAAGGTGGATTTGTATTTAATAATATAGAAGTTGCAGAAGTACCAGTAATAGAAAAATCTAAAGAAAATTTAAAAGAAGGTACTATTAAACAAATGACTGAAGAATATAATAATGAGATTAATAAAATTATTGAGAAAAATACTTCAACGCTAAGTAGTGATGTTCCTAAAGATAATTCAAAAGAGTCTTTTGATAATGATAAGGGTAATTCAAATAATAATAAAAATAATGTAGAACAAATAAAACTTGAATTGAATTTTTTGGGAAGCTACTCTTCTTTAAATACATTTTTAAATTCTATTAGAAATTATGAAAGAAAAATAATGGTTAATTCTATAACAATATCTGAAAAAACTTTAGATAAAGTAACAGGAACAATTAATTTGGAAGTATATGCTATACCTAAAATAAATGATGATTTAGAAAAATATTTAAATTGGACAGTAAATAATACTTATGGTAAAGCATCTCCTTTTAGCTTAGATGGTGCAGTTGGTGATGTAACTTCAGAATCTGATAATTTAGATAGTGATTTTTTAGTTTCAGTAAAATCAATAACTTCAGAATTACCAAGTATTATAATTGGAAAAAGTAATGATAAATCAAAATCTACTTATGTATATGCAAATAAAAATGATATAGAAGAAGCAGAATTTACAATAACAAAAGTTAACGATAAATACTATTATAAATACAAAACATCAAATGATAGTTATCCATCTAGTTATGATGATATGGGACAAGAATTTAATCCTAGTTCAGACAATATAAATATAAAAATTTTAAGTGAAAATAGAGTTAATTTAGATGATAAATCAGGAATTAAGATAAATATTATAAATAAAACTGATAAATTGGTTAATGTAGAAATAGATAATGATGATTCAAAAAATCAAAGGGTAATAATAAATGGTGATAGTAAAAATATAAGTGTTAATAATAAGTAG
- a CDS encoding PilN domain-containing protein, translating to MRDINFFAPYKGKDKEKKSTLLYIYGVMGVIGGLIIITLIFNSVRIFILNKNISYYEEQLNNSEIKQKFSEAEKINDKISTLTKYNDILDDVVDKINNRNNVSDLILNDVNSTIPSQISFKNLQISNDILTIQGITSSRDAVGEFQHNLRELSMMKDVFVNSIDIDDSVEGQYSFDIKCVLAYKNK from the coding sequence ATGAGAGATATAAATTTTTTTGCTCCTTATAAAGGAAAAGATAAAGAAAAAAAGAGTACTTTGCTTTACATTTATGGGGTTATGGGCGTTATCGGTGGTTTAATAATTATAACTTTAATTTTTAATAGTGTTAGGATATTTATTTTAAATAAAAATATATCTTATTATGAAGAACAACTAAATAATTCAGAAATAAAACAAAAATTTTCAGAAGCTGAAAAAATAAATGATAAAATAAGTACTTTAACTAAATATAATGACATATTAGATGATGTAGTAGATAAGATAAATAATAGAAATAATGTTTCAGATTTAATTTTAAACGATGTAAATTCAACAATACCATCTCAAATTTCATTTAAAAACCTACAAATTAGCAATGATATTTTAACAATTCAAGGAATAACATCAAGTAGAGATGCCGTAGGTGAGTTCCAACATAATTTAAGAGAATTATCAATGATGAAAGATGTATTTGTTAATTCTATAGATATTGATGATTCGGTAGAAGGTCAATATTCCTTTGATATTAAATGTGTATTAGCATATAAAAATAAATAA